One genomic window of Quercus lobata isolate SW786 chromosome 9, ValleyOak3.0 Primary Assembly, whole genome shotgun sequence includes the following:
- the LOC115961699 gene encoding eukaryotic translation initiation factor 2 subunit alpha homolog, with protein sequence MVILTFCSHSIHWLLLNGSYLFQDLYIHVGWPLYWKYGHAFEAFKIIVTNPDTVLNTLTREVKEIGPDGQEVTKVVPALSEEVKDSLIKNMRRRMTPQPLKIRADIEMKCFQFDGVLHIKDAMRKAEAAGNDDCPVKIKLVSPPLYVLATQTLDKEQGIAVLNRAIIACTEAIEQHKGKLGVKEAPRAVSVTLTFNT encoded by the exons ATGGTGATTTTAACATTTTGTTCTCATTCTATACATTGGTTATTACTAAATGGAAGCTACTTATTTCAGGATCTGTATATCCATGTTGGCTGGCCTTTATACTGGAAATATGGTCATGCTTTTGAG GCATTCAAAATTATTGTGACTAATCCTGATACTGTTCTGAATACTCTTACCCGTGAAGTCAAAGAAATTGGTCCTGATGGACAGGAG GTAACTAAGGTGGTTCCTGCATTATCGGAGGAAGTGAAAGATTCTCTAATAAAAAACATGAGGAGAAGAATGACCCCCCAACCTTTGAAGATTCGGGCTGACATTGAAATGAAATGCTTTCAATTTGATGGCGTTCTTCACATCAAG GATGCCATGCGAAAAGCTGAAGCTGCTGGCAATGATGACTGTcctgttaaaataaaattggtttctCCTCCACTTTATGTTCTAGCCACTCAGACTCTTGACAAG GAGCAAGGAATAGCGGTTCTCAACAGAGCAATTATAGCTTGCACTGAAGCAATAGAACAGCACAAGGGAAAACTTGGTGTGAAGGAGGCACCCAGAGCGGTGAGTGTCACTCTTACTTTTAACACTTGA